Proteins from one Panicum virgatum strain AP13 chromosome 7K, P.virgatum_v5, whole genome shotgun sequence genomic window:
- the LOC120640477 gene encoding transcription factor BHLH6-like isoform X1, giving the protein MEAADLLSLGFDFYCQSPPRFFDEQDCLAVDDSIVYAPTEAESVTGLYPSYGEREASSSPDGANSCSGQQVAPPPASPAPAGAATTTKNIVMERDRRRRLNEKLYALRSVVPNITKMDKASIVRDAIAYIEQLQEEERRVLAEISALESSSGVTAAGVKLKAQDDADSYPWPRKWTRTAPGGSSIDASPPLQILEVQVTEAGEKVAVVSVRCSRGRDAVAKVCRALEPLRLRVVTASIAAAGDAVVHTMFVEIEDKMSGAQLKERVEAALAQLEVTRCPLKTTRYWED; this is encoded by the exons ATGGAGGCGGCAGACTTGCTGAGCCTGGGCTTCGACTTCTACTGCCAGTCACCGCCTCGCTTCTTCGACGAACAGGActgcctcgccgtcgacgacag CATCGTGTACGCGCCGACCGAGGCTGAGTCGGTCACCGGCCTGTACCCCTCCTACGGGGAGCGGGAGGCGTCGAGCTCCCCCGACGGCGCCAACTCCTGCTCCGGGCAgcaggtggcgccgccgccggcgtcgccagctccggcgggcgcggccaccaccaccaagaaCATCGTCATGGAGAGGGACCGCCGCAGGAGGCTCAACGAGAAGCTCTACGCGCTCCGCAGCGTCGTCCCCAATATCACCAAG ATGGACAAGGCGTCCATCGTCAGGGACGCCATCGCCTACATCGAGCagctgcaggaggaggagcgccgggTGCTCGCCGAGATATCCGCGCTCGAGTCCTCCTCCGGCGTCACCGCTGCCGGCGTCAAGCTCAAGGCCCAGGACGATGCCGACAGCTACCCGTGGCCGAGGAAGTGGACGCGAACGGCGCCCGGCGGCTCTTCCATCGACGCCTCACCGCCGCTCCAGATCCTCGAG GTGCAGGTGACGGAGGCGGGGGAGAAGGTGGCGGTGGTGAGCGTGCGGTGCAGCAGGGGCAGGGACGCCGTGGCCAAGGTGTGCCGGGCGCTGGAGCCGCTGCGCCTCAGGGTCGTCACGGccagcatcgccgccgccggcgacgccgtgGTCCACACCATGTTCGTCGAG ATTGAAGATAAGATGAGTGGTGCTCAACTGAAGGAGAGAGTCGAGGCTGCTCTCGCCCAGCTAGAGGTGACCAGATGCCCACTCAAGACCACGAGATACTGGGAGGACTGA
- the LOC120640477 gene encoding transcription factor BHLH6-like isoform X2, with protein sequence MEAADLLSLGFDFYCQSPPRFFDEQDCLAVDDSIVYAPTEAESVTGLYPSYGEREASSSPDGANSCSGQQVAPPPASPAPAGAATTTKNIVMERDRRRRLNEKLYALRSVVPNITKMDKASIVRDAIAYIEQLQEEERRVLAEISALESSSGVTAAGVKLKAQDDADSYPWPRKWTRTAPGGSSIDASPPLQILEVTEAGEKVAVVSVRCSRGRDAVAKVCRALEPLRLRVVTASIAAAGDAVVHTMFVEIEDKMSGAQLKERVEAALAQLEVTRCPLKTTRYWED encoded by the exons ATGGAGGCGGCAGACTTGCTGAGCCTGGGCTTCGACTTCTACTGCCAGTCACCGCCTCGCTTCTTCGACGAACAGGActgcctcgccgtcgacgacag CATCGTGTACGCGCCGACCGAGGCTGAGTCGGTCACCGGCCTGTACCCCTCCTACGGGGAGCGGGAGGCGTCGAGCTCCCCCGACGGCGCCAACTCCTGCTCCGGGCAgcaggtggcgccgccgccggcgtcgccagctccggcgggcgcggccaccaccaccaagaaCATCGTCATGGAGAGGGACCGCCGCAGGAGGCTCAACGAGAAGCTCTACGCGCTCCGCAGCGTCGTCCCCAATATCACCAAG ATGGACAAGGCGTCCATCGTCAGGGACGCCATCGCCTACATCGAGCagctgcaggaggaggagcgccgggTGCTCGCCGAGATATCCGCGCTCGAGTCCTCCTCCGGCGTCACCGCTGCCGGCGTCAAGCTCAAGGCCCAGGACGATGCCGACAGCTACCCGTGGCCGAGGAAGTGGACGCGAACGGCGCCCGGCGGCTCTTCCATCGACGCCTCACCGCCGCTCCAGATCCTCGAG GTGACGGAGGCGGGGGAGAAGGTGGCGGTGGTGAGCGTGCGGTGCAGCAGGGGCAGGGACGCCGTGGCCAAGGTGTGCCGGGCGCTGGAGCCGCTGCGCCTCAGGGTCGTCACGGccagcatcgccgccgccggcgacgccgtgGTCCACACCATGTTCGTCGAG ATTGAAGATAAGATGAGTGGTGCTCAACTGAAGGAGAGAGTCGAGGCTGCTCTCGCCCAGCTAGAGGTGACCAGATGCCCACTCAAGACCACGAGATACTGGGAGGACTGA